One window of the Streptomyces sp. NBC_00259 genome contains the following:
- a CDS encoding TniB family NTP-binding protein, with translation MPSPPTTPVKEETQQGPPPDSPLTTKEGWRRFVEHEPIPPVLLSADERAALPERQRMRADDSRRGYHADLPLVNTPTIRKVVATSRLLVQLNRQQISARRGVILSGASGTGKTTALSQLGRAHELAVRKRHPRDRNRLPVLYATVPPAATPRMLAVEFARFFGLSFPARSNITDVVDAVCATAAHVHVDLVLIDELHNLNLASRTGAEASDQLKYFAERLPATFIYAGIDVEAQGLFAGTRGRQIAGRFTVIPASPFSYATNEDRDTWTALVQTLESMLRLHHHRPGSLPSLSGYLFHRTGGMIGSLSQLIRGAAVLAIEDGSERITEDLLDSVPIDYAAEQSEKLTAPTKRTGRRRRAA, from the coding sequence ATGCCTTCCCCGCCCACGACTCCGGTCAAGGAAGAGACACAGCAGGGGCCGCCGCCGGACAGCCCACTGACCACCAAGGAGGGCTGGCGACGGTTCGTCGAACACGAACCGATCCCTCCCGTTCTCCTGTCGGCCGACGAGCGGGCAGCTCTGCCCGAGCGGCAACGGATGCGCGCGGACGACTCGCGGCGCGGCTATCACGCCGACCTCCCACTCGTGAACACCCCGACCATCCGCAAGGTCGTCGCTACCTCCCGCCTGTTGGTCCAGCTCAACCGCCAGCAGATCTCCGCCCGCCGCGGCGTCATCCTCAGCGGCGCTTCGGGCACCGGAAAGACCACCGCGCTGTCCCAGTTGGGGCGTGCCCATGAACTCGCCGTCCGCAAGCGTCATCCTCGCGACCGCAACCGGCTACCCGTCCTCTACGCAACGGTCCCGCCGGCTGCCACCCCGCGAATGCTCGCGGTGGAGTTCGCCCGGTTCTTCGGCCTGTCCTTCCCGGCACGGTCCAACATCACCGACGTCGTCGACGCGGTCTGCGCGACCGCTGCCCACGTCCACGTCGACCTGGTGCTGATCGACGAACTCCACAACCTCAACCTGGCCAGTCGGACCGGTGCCGAAGCTTCCGATCAACTCAAGTACTTCGCTGAGCGGCTGCCCGCCACGTTCATCTACGCAGGCATCGATGTCGAGGCCCAGGGACTGTTCGCGGGCACCCGCGGACGGCAGATCGCTGGCCGCTTCACCGTGATTCCAGCCTCCCCGTTCTCCTACGCCACCAATGAGGACCGGGACACCTGGACGGCGTTGGTCCAGACCCTGGAATCGATGCTCAGGCTGCATCACCATCGGCCTGGATCCCTCCCCAGCCTGAGCGGGTACCTCTTCCACCGCACCGGCGGAATGATCGGCAGCCTCTCCCAGCTCATCCGCGGCGCCGCCGTGCTGGCCATCGAGGACGGCAGCGAACGCATCACCGAAGACCTCCTGGACAGCGTTCCGATCGACTACGCCGCCGAACAGTCCGAAAAGCTCACAGCACCGACCAAGCGCACAGGTCGGCGAAGGCGCGCGGCCTGA
- a CDS encoding TniQ family protein — translation MAVRRLPDPIPPVRHEITGSYVARLARIHGMDFPTLWEQISQPIKPRSSVRRLVPDQLAMLTGRSVHQLAGALPELRTPAPDWHTFRHEPQPACHICTAPHPGGPVLQLLPHHRYVCVRHQIWIGPPDVDHLTTPLTDLPEVIHAQRRHLLLFQRAGWANTYDAVLTAILICAQLWSSPSEDPSGAWHEWVRRANILIPPGTSESSFSTARLCAAVYPEAISLAACLASPHWRLQARGSLDDRARFDTEIARLLAHPAYHRDRQDDPISYWADVSSRRPPVAPIRLFTDRKPTRTPHLHRPSLHAATRRTQQRHAREFDSTNRAGEALVMHRHVASVYRRAWNPIRTCSITNQPHPHYSRYLNRFE, via the coding sequence ATGGCCGTCCGCCGCCTGCCTGACCCGATCCCGCCCGTCCGCCACGAGATCACAGGCTCCTACGTCGCCCGGCTTGCGCGGATCCACGGCATGGATTTCCCCACGCTCTGGGAGCAGATTTCGCAACCGATCAAGCCCCGAAGCAGCGTCCGCCGACTCGTCCCAGACCAGCTCGCGATGCTCACGGGACGATCCGTCCATCAGCTCGCCGGAGCCCTTCCCGAGCTTCGGACACCGGCACCCGACTGGCACACCTTCCGGCATGAACCACAACCCGCCTGCCACATCTGCACAGCACCCCACCCCGGCGGCCCTGTCCTTCAGCTGCTGCCACATCACCGCTACGTCTGCGTCCGTCACCAAATCTGGATCGGACCACCAGACGTCGACCACCTCACCACACCACTCACCGATCTACCCGAAGTCATCCATGCCCAACGACGTCACTTGCTCCTGTTCCAGCGGGCTGGCTGGGCCAACACCTACGACGCCGTCCTCACCGCGATCCTCATCTGCGCACAACTCTGGTCCAGCCCCTCTGAAGACCCCTCCGGCGCCTGGCATGAGTGGGTACGGCGCGCCAACATCCTCATTCCGCCAGGAACATCAGAGTCATCCTTTTCCACGGCCAGACTCTGTGCTGCCGTCTATCCCGAGGCCATCTCCCTCGCAGCATGTCTCGCCTCCCCGCACTGGCGCCTACAAGCCCGGGGATCTTTGGACGACCGCGCCCGTTTCGACACGGAAATCGCTCGGCTCCTGGCCCACCCTGCTTACCACCGGGACCGTCAGGACGACCCAATCAGCTACTGGGCCGACGTCAGTTCCCGCCGCCCGCCAGTTGCTCCCATCCGTCTCTTCACCGACAGGAAACCGACCCGCACCCCGCACCTCCACCGGCCGTCCCTGCACGCCGCCACACGCCGCACTCAGCAACGCCATGCCCGCGAGTTCGACTCCACCAACCGAGCTGGCGAGGCACTCGTCATGCACCGCCATGTCGCATCTGTTTACCGGCGCGCTTGGAATCCCATCCGGACTTGCTCCATCACCAACCAGCCCCACCCTCATTACAGCCGCTATCTCAACCGGTTCGAATGA
- a CDS encoding dienelactone hydrolase family protein, producing the protein MMTITTRTVEYPADGLTMIGHLALPAGVDRRPAVLLGPEGMGLSDVERRRADALAELGYVALAFDLHGGRYLGDPEEMLARCMPLLADPDRMRRIGHAALDELRTEPRTDPDRIAAIGYGTGGAIALELGRGGVNLRAIGTVNATTTGRPGEAARIRCPVWAGVGSEDPIMPPAQRNAFTAEMQAAGVDWRLAVYGGALHAFHHPPVDHPVVPGVGYHPQHAQRAWRDVVDLLAECLPVTEDLGA; encoded by the coding sequence ATGATGACGATTACGACGCGTACGGTCGAGTACCCGGCCGACGGTTTGACGATGATCGGGCACCTCGCGCTCCCGGCCGGTGTCGACCGCCGGCCCGCAGTGCTGCTCGGACCAGAGGGCATGGGGCTCAGCGACGTCGAGCGCCGCCGGGCCGATGCTCTCGCCGAGCTGGGATATGTAGCGCTGGCCTTCGACCTTCACGGCGGGCGCTATTTGGGTGACCCCGAGGAGATGCTGGCCCGTTGCATGCCACTGCTCGCTGATCCCGACCGGATGCGGCGCATCGGCCACGCGGCACTCGACGAGTTGCGCACCGAGCCCCGGACCGACCCCGACCGGATCGCCGCCATCGGCTACGGCACCGGGGGCGCCATCGCGCTGGAACTCGGGCGAGGCGGCGTCAACTTGCGCGCGATCGGGACAGTCAACGCAACTACCACGGGCCGACCGGGCGAGGCAGCGCGCATCCGCTGCCCGGTGTGGGCCGGGGTCGGATCGGAAGACCCGATCATGCCGCCCGCGCAACGAAACGCGTTCACCGCTGAGATGCAGGCCGCGGGCGTCGACTGGCGCCTCGCGGTCTATGGCGGCGCCTTGCACGCCTTCCACCACCCGCCGGTCGACCACCCCGTGGTCCCCGGTGTCGGCTACCACCCACAGCACGCGCAGCGAGCCTGGCGCGACGTCGTCGACCTGCTCGCCGAGTGCCTGCCCGTGACGGAGGACCTGGGGGCATGA
- a CDS encoding tyrosine-type recombinase/integrase, whose translation MGGDGLVPGSARLHLIDGLPLLRPDEQVFEAMIKGWRNQQLARNLSLGYVDDQERTVRAFVRHADAMPWQWTPQHVDEWSADLRAVHGCVRSTLRNYQGSVRQFCDFLTNPAYGWSDERLRHFGTHPVQVVYDWNAATHADEAEGEPERRAFTRPELEAFFDHADEEVLRVRDKGRKGWLPAFRDAALFKVAYAYGLRRNETRMLDLTDFGRNPEGREFGEYGTLLVRYGKAKKGSPPKRRSVLTVWHWTPGTIEEWISEVRPGMRHAPSRALWPSERGPRIGVQRLDSRFAAYRDAVGLDPALEFHSLRRSYITHLIEDGHDPLFVQQQVGHDHASTTAIYTCVSSDFRTRSLRRVLDATIEAALRTGRTS comes from the coding sequence ATGGGTGGGGACGGTCTCGTTCCAGGGTCTGCTCGGCTGCACCTGATCGACGGTCTGCCGTTGCTGCGGCCGGACGAGCAGGTCTTCGAGGCGATGATCAAAGGCTGGCGCAACCAGCAGCTCGCCCGGAACCTCTCGCTGGGATACGTCGATGACCAGGAACGTACGGTCCGGGCCTTCGTCCGGCATGCCGACGCTATGCCGTGGCAGTGGACGCCGCAGCACGTCGATGAGTGGTCGGCCGATCTGCGGGCTGTGCACGGCTGTGTCCGCTCCACCCTGCGCAACTACCAGGGCTCAGTAAGGCAGTTCTGCGACTTCCTGACCAACCCGGCCTACGGCTGGAGCGACGAGCGTCTGCGGCACTTCGGTACCCACCCGGTCCAGGTGGTCTACGACTGGAACGCCGCAACGCACGCCGACGAAGCCGAGGGCGAGCCGGAACGACGGGCCTTTACCCGGCCCGAGCTGGAAGCATTCTTCGACCACGCCGACGAGGAAGTGCTGCGTGTTCGCGACAAGGGCCGCAAGGGCTGGCTGCCGGCCTTCCGGGACGCCGCCTTGTTCAAGGTCGCGTACGCCTACGGCCTGCGACGCAATGAGACCCGGATGCTCGACCTCACCGACTTCGGCCGCAACCCAGAAGGCCGGGAGTTCGGTGAGTACGGCACCCTGCTGGTCCGCTACGGCAAGGCCAAGAAGGGGTCGCCACCGAAGCGCCGCAGCGTGCTGACCGTCTGGCACTGGACGCCCGGCACGATCGAGGAATGGATCAGCGAGGTGCGGCCCGGGATGCGGCATGCGCCAAGCCGGGCCCTCTGGCCGTCCGAGCGAGGCCCGCGAATCGGGGTCCAGCGTCTGGACTCGCGCTTCGCCGCCTACCGGGACGCCGTCGGCCTGGACCCCGCGCTGGAGTTCCACTCGCTACGCAGGTCCTACATCACCCATCTGATCGAGGACGGCCACGACCCGTTGTTCGTCCAACAGCAGGTCGGCCACGACCACGCCTCCACCACCGCGATCTACACCTGCGTCTCCTCCGATTTCCGCACTCGCTCCCTGCGACGCGTCCTGGACGCCACCATCGAGGCCGCTCTGCGGACGGGAAGGACCTCCTGA
- a CDS encoding helix-turn-helix domain-containing protein — translation MSRQISYRWRLRELMAARGMFTVAELMPHLAERGITLSSSQVHRLVSGTPERLSLPVLATLCDILDCTPTDLIATSAQNLPTRRAAGEEAPINLAARRPTRVRLTPEG, via the coding sequence ATGTCACGCCAGATCAGCTACCGGTGGCGCCTGCGTGAGCTGATGGCCGCCCGCGGCATGTTCACCGTCGCCGAGCTCATGCCGCACCTGGCCGAACGCGGCATCACACTGTCCTCCTCCCAGGTCCACCGTTTGGTCTCCGGAACCCCGGAACGGCTGTCCCTGCCCGTGCTGGCCACTCTCTGCGACATCCTCGACTGCACGCCCACCGACCTGATCGCCACCTCGGCCCAGAACCTCCCGACCCGCCGCGCCGCCGGCGAAGAAGCTCCGATCAACCTGGCCGCCCGCCGACCCACACGGGTCCGGCTGACGCCCGAGGGGTGA
- a CDS encoding DUF4240 domain-containing protein, with protein sequence MNKQQFWQLIEAARNQASNPNDGEAVAREATSLLASRPVEEILAAEQVLWDLMVDSYTNPLWAAAYIANGGCSDDGFDYFRGWLIAQGREVFEHVVADPDALAELPIVQASAADGVDLEGEDMLGIAWNAHISATGDQLPASPPTIRYRELDPTWNFDFDDHDEMTRRLPRLAALYLE encoded by the coding sequence ATGAACAAGCAGCAGTTCTGGCAGCTCATTGAGGCAGCCCGCAATCAAGCGTCCAACCCGAACGACGGCGAAGCGGTCGCTCGCGAGGCGACCTCGCTGCTGGCCTCCCGGCCGGTCGAGGAGATCCTCGCAGCTGAACAGGTGCTGTGGGACCTGATGGTCGACTCCTACACCAATCCTCTGTGGGCCGCTGCTTACATCGCCAACGGTGGCTGCTCTGACGACGGCTTCGACTACTTCCGCGGCTGGCTGATCGCTCAGGGCCGTGAAGTCTTCGAACATGTAGTCGCTGACCCCGATGCCCTGGCAGAACTGCCCATCGTTCAAGCCTCCGCAGCCGACGGCGTCGACCTGGAGGGTGAGGACATGCTGGGCATCGCCTGGAACGCACACATCTCAGCGACCGGTGATCAGCTCCCCGCGAGCCCACCCACCATCCGCTACCGGGAGCTGGACCCCACCTGGAACTTCGATTTCGATGACCACGACGAAATGACTCGCCGACTGCCCCGCTTGGCAGCTCTCTATCTGGAATAG
- a CDS encoding DUF4259 domain-containing protein, which yields MGTWDVGPFDNDTAADFSYTLDEAAEGERESIIRAALVRTVDTHGCLNHDVSVEAIAAAALVAAQCPGGEPITTAYGPDLPIPELPADLRELAIHALDRVVTEPSELMELWGESDKGGPWRATISQLLNALLPPALREQLSLI from the coding sequence ATGGGCACCTGGGACGTCGGCCCCTTCGACAACGACACCGCGGCGGACTTCTCCTACACCCTCGACGAAGCAGCCGAGGGCGAGCGGGAAAGCATCATCCGCGCGGCGCTGGTCCGCACGGTCGACACCCACGGCTGCCTCAACCACGACGTCTCGGTCGAGGCAATCGCCGCGGCGGCCCTGGTGGCCGCACAGTGCCCCGGAGGCGAGCCCATCACGACCGCCTACGGGCCGGACCTGCCCATCCCCGAGCTGCCTGCCGATCTACGCGAGCTCGCCATCCACGCCCTCGACCGAGTCGTCACCGAGCCGTCCGAGCTCATGGAACTCTGGGGTGAAAGCGACAAGGGTGGCCCTTGGCGAGCGACCATCTCTCAACTGCTAAACGCTCTTCTGCCACCGGCTCTGAGAGAACAGCTCAGCCTGATCTGA
- a CDS encoding permease: MDAALDAVLHALSLSGSMAWEITWALILGFALSAVVQAVVRKSTVVSLLGDDSPRSLVAAAGLGVASSSCSYAAVALARSLFRKGANFTAAMAFEIASTNLVVELGVILALLMGWQFTAAEFAGGPVMIVALAVLFRLFLRERLLSEARAQAGRGLAGSMEGHAAMDMSVGGEGSFRRRLLSAAGFTATAHVFVMEWAAILRDLVLGLLIAGAVAAWVPDAFWSAFFFEGHPLLAKLWGPLVGPLVAIASFVCSVGNVPLAVVLWQGGISFGGVIAFIFADLLIVPILNIYRKYYGVRMAAFLLGTFYASVVVAAYVVEFVFGALGIIPDRSGAKVPDEGVSWDYTTWLNIVFLLLAAAFVVRFVRTGGVGMLRSMGGAPGA; the protein is encoded by the coding sequence ATGGACGCAGCGCTCGATGCCGTACTGCACGCCCTGTCCCTCAGCGGTTCGATGGCGTGGGAGATCACCTGGGCCCTGATCCTGGGCTTCGCGCTGTCCGCGGTCGTGCAGGCCGTGGTCCGCAAGTCCACCGTCGTCTCGCTCCTCGGCGACGACAGCCCGCGGAGCCTGGTCGCCGCGGCCGGCCTCGGCGTGGCGTCGTCGTCGTGTTCGTACGCGGCCGTGGCGCTCGCGCGCTCGCTGTTCCGCAAGGGGGCGAACTTCACCGCGGCGATGGCCTTCGAGATCGCCTCGACCAATCTCGTCGTCGAGCTGGGAGTCATCCTGGCGCTGCTGATGGGATGGCAGTTCACCGCGGCCGAGTTCGCGGGCGGGCCGGTCATGATCGTGGCGCTCGCCGTGCTCTTCCGGCTGTTCCTGCGTGAGCGGCTGCTCAGTGAGGCACGGGCGCAGGCCGGGCGCGGGCTGGCCGGCTCGATGGAGGGCCACGCGGCCATGGACATGTCCGTCGGGGGCGAGGGCTCCTTCCGGCGCCGGCTGCTGTCCGCGGCGGGCTTCACCGCCACGGCGCACGTCTTCGTGATGGAGTGGGCGGCGATCCTGCGCGATCTGGTGCTGGGCCTGCTCATCGCCGGGGCCGTGGCCGCCTGGGTGCCGGACGCGTTCTGGAGCGCGTTCTTCTTCGAGGGGCACCCGCTGCTCGCGAAGCTGTGGGGCCCGCTGGTCGGGCCGCTCGTCGCCATCGCCTCGTTCGTCTGCTCGGTCGGCAACGTGCCGCTCGCCGTGGTGCTCTGGCAGGGCGGGATCAGCTTCGGCGGGGTGATCGCCTTCATCTTCGCCGACCTGCTGATCGTGCCGATCCTGAACATCTACCGGAAGTACTACGGGGTGCGGATGGCCGCGTTCCTCCTCGGGACGTTCTACGCCTCCGTCGTCGTCGCCGCGTACGTCGTCGAGTTCGTCTTCGGGGCGCTCGGGATCATCCCGGACCGGTCGGGCGCGAAGGTCCCCGACGAGGGGGTCTCCTGGGACTACACGACCTGGCTCAACATCGTCTTCCTGCTGCTCGCGGCGGCGTTCGTGGTGCGCTTCGTGCGCACCGGCGGTGTGGGGATGCTCCGGTCCATGGGAGGCGCCCCCGGCGCGTGA